Proteins from a single region of Aureibacter tunicatorum:
- a CDS encoding transposase — MKSRRKFTPEFKAKVALAAIKEQKTIAILAQEFDLSPTQINTWKREFLNNASSLFKKNSDRKEATDSLEKEKETLYSKIGQLQVEVDFLKKALS; from the coding sequence ATGAAAAGCAGAAGAAAATTTACCCCTGAATTCAAAGCAAAAGTGGCATTAGCCGCTATCAAAGAGCAGAAAACAATCGCAATTTTAGCACAAGAATTTGATCTGAGCCCTACTCAAATCAACACTTGGAAACGCGAGTTTTTGAATAATGCCTCTTCCCTTTTTAAAAAAAATAGCGATCGAAAAGAAGCCACGGATAGCTTGGAAAAGGAAAAAGAAACGCTCTACTCCAAAATAGGCCAACTTCAAGTTGAAGTGGATTTTTTAAAGAAAGCCTTATCGTAA
- a CDS encoding SDR family oxidoreductase, whose protein sequence is MKKLTIIGATGSLGLPITKQLSQKGIQVKAVVRDVESAKKKLPKGVEVVYGDVSDKASLASALIGSETIYLNLNTTNWNESAPFQPEREGIINVIDTGKVLGVKHIMQIVGIDLSHPEFATKGMEYKTNRIRKPAIEHLKNSGIHYTYFHCSVFLDSFPTFIQDEDFGIIGDHKHPVYFTNTTDLAENISNAIGNEKAYNRSFTVQGTEGISFPEAAKRFASVYNPKIQVSEYPMETIKHLGLPSKEYEEFMEHMLSYVEQLKEEQVSETTWEILGKPSLSIEEFTRSLIEKS, encoded by the coding sequence ATGAAAAAACTAACCATCATCGGAGCTACAGGTTCGCTTGGCTTGCCGATCACAAAGCAACTCAGCCAAAAAGGCATTCAAGTAAAAGCTGTGGTAAGGGATGTGGAATCCGCCAAGAAAAAATTGCCCAAAGGTGTTGAAGTCGTCTATGGCGACGTGTCCGATAAAGCAAGCCTTGCCTCCGCGCTCATCGGATCCGAAACCATCTACTTGAATCTCAATACCACGAATTGGAATGAAAGCGCCCCATTCCAACCCGAAAGAGAAGGCATCATCAATGTCATTGACACCGGCAAGGTCCTTGGCGTTAAACATATCATGCAGATAGTTGGCATCGATTTGTCTCATCCCGAATTTGCGACCAAAGGCATGGAGTACAAAACCAATCGCATCAGAAAACCTGCCATTGAGCATTTGAAAAATTCAGGCATTCATTACACTTACTTTCATTGCTCCGTCTTCTTAGATTCCTTCCCCACCTTCATACAAGACGAGGACTTTGGGATAATAGGCGATCATAAACATCCCGTATACTTCACAAACACTACCGATCTGGCGGAAAATATCTCCAATGCCATTGGCAATGAAAAAGCGTACAATCGGTCTTTTACCGTTCAAGGCACAGAAGGAATAAGTTTTCCGGAAGCCGCAAAGAGATTCGCGAGCGTCTACAATCCCAAAATCCAAGTTTCAGAGTATCCGATGGAAACCATCAAGCATCTCGGTCTGCCTAGCAAGGAATATGAAGAATTCATGGAACACATGCTTAGCTATGTGGAGCAACTAAAAGAAGAGCAAGTATCCGAAACAACCTGGGAAATACTGGGCAAGCCTAGCTTAAGCATAGAAGAGTTCACTAGATCATTGATCGAAAAGTCATGA
- a CDS encoding multidrug efflux SMR transporter yields the protein MSWIYLLLSGLFEVAFTTSMKYSEGFSNWKGTVGFFVFGALSFGLLLKSMQSIEMGTAYAVWAGIGSSGTILVGLLLFNDAFSWQKLIFLSLIIIGIIGIKLSH from the coding sequence ATGAGTTGGATCTACTTACTACTTTCAGGATTATTTGAAGTTGCCTTTACCACTTCAATGAAATACTCTGAAGGATTTTCAAACTGGAAAGGCACTGTCGGATTCTTTGTGTTCGGAGCTTTGAGTTTCGGGCTTTTACTCAAATCCATGCAATCCATTGAGATGGGAACTGCCTATGCGGTATGGGCAGGGATTGGATCCAGCGGTACTATTCTGGTGGGATTGCTTCTATTCAATGATGCTTTCAGCTGGCAAAAACTGATATTTTTATCACTCATCATCATTGGAATCATTGGTATCAAACTAAGTCATTAA
- a CDS encoding Crp/Fnr family transcriptional regulator produces MNSSKDLFQHKYEISGESFELLNACMSEESKSKGELLIKVGEIHNYIYFIKTGAMRSYFINKDGKEVTYWFGFEGDIAASLSNFIKSKPSMENIELLEDSVILKISRSKLLELYETNLELANFGRKIAEKALLEMEEQILLTQFTDAKSRYLKLINRFPEILQRVKLGHISSYLGITQVTLSRIRSGK; encoded by the coding sequence ATGAACTCCTCCAAAGATTTGTTTCAACACAAATATGAAATATCAGGCGAAAGCTTCGAACTTTTGAATGCATGCATGAGCGAGGAGAGCAAATCAAAAGGCGAACTATTAATCAAAGTCGGCGAAATTCATAACTATATCTACTTCATTAAAACCGGAGCCATGAGAAGCTACTTTATCAATAAAGATGGAAAAGAAGTAACCTATTGGTTCGGATTTGAGGGAGATATCGCCGCTTCGCTCAGCAATTTCATCAAGTCCAAACCCTCTATGGAGAACATTGAGCTTCTGGAAGATTCAGTGATATTAAAGATCAGCAGGTCTAAGCTTTTAGAGCTTTATGAAACCAATCTGGAGCTGGCAAACTTCGGCAGAAAAATAGCCGAAAAAGCTCTATTGGAAATGGAAGAGCAAATATTGCTCACTCAGTTCACAGATGCCAAAAGCAGGTACTTAAAACTGATCAATCGATTCCCCGAAATTCTTCAGCGAGTCAAGCTAGGACATATATCCTCCTACTTGGGAATTACTCAGGTGACGCTTAGCCGTATTCGATCTGGAAAATAA
- a CDS encoding alpha/beta hydrolase-fold protein, translating into MKKTLFICALLFLFACNLLAQSSTIGLDKNQITVGIVDSIYSNILQEKRPIWISIPESAENSQKRFPVIYVLDGTAHFYSTVGMVHQLSVANGNNIIPEMIVVGIPNTDRVRDLTPSKVPYLASSGGAENFSSFLENELIPYIDSKYQTTPYRTLVGHSWAGLFTLNTLIHHPAIFDNYVAIDPSIRWNNLSFFEEASHILKSESFKKKSLYLAVANRLPKGLDLNTVLEDTLSSSEHMRTILAFKNICEQADQLNFDWKFYLNDNHNGVPFAASYDAVRSLFDWYNFDEEFLFQEGLGMNVDDLMTVITNHFENIADHFNYSFPPPESSINRYGDIMLSVQQDDKAFALYNLNINNYPKSYRAYDAMGDFYRSQSNKEKATEFYKKSLSLHDTEVVRRKLDNLSESQ; encoded by the coding sequence ATGAAAAAAACGCTCTTCATTTGCGCTCTTCTATTTCTATTCGCTTGCAATCTATTAGCACAATCAAGCACTATTGGCCTTGACAAAAATCAAATAACAGTAGGAATCGTCGATAGTATATATTCGAACATCTTGCAAGAAAAGCGTCCAATATGGATTTCCATTCCCGAAAGCGCGGAAAATTCGCAAAAGCGATTTCCAGTAATATATGTGCTGGATGGGACCGCTCACTTCTACTCAACCGTAGGCATGGTGCATCAATTAAGCGTCGCCAATGGCAATAATATCATTCCAGAAATGATCGTCGTGGGAATCCCCAATACCGACAGAGTAAGAGATTTAACTCCCAGCAAAGTGCCTTATTTGGCCAGCTCGGGAGGTGCTGAAAATTTTTCCAGCTTCCTAGAAAATGAATTGATCCCCTATATCGACTCAAAATATCAAACAACTCCCTATCGAACACTTGTCGGACATTCTTGGGCTGGCTTGTTTACTCTGAACACCTTGATCCACCATCCTGCGATATTTGACAACTATGTTGCCATTGACCCTAGCATAAGATGGAATAATCTAAGCTTCTTTGAAGAAGCAAGCCATATTTTGAAAAGCGAAAGTTTCAAAAAGAAATCGCTCTATTTGGCAGTTGCCAATAGGCTTCCAAAGGGACTAGATTTGAATACTGTATTGGAAGACACATTGAGTTCGTCCGAACACATGAGAACAATCTTGGCGTTCAAAAACATCTGCGAACAAGCTGACCAATTGAATTTTGATTGGAAATTTTATCTCAACGACAATCACAATGGCGTGCCCTTCGCAGCTTCCTATGACGCAGTTCGATCCCTATTCGATTGGTACAATTTTGATGAAGAATTTCTATTTCAAGAAGGCTTAGGAATGAATGTTGACGATTTAATGACCGTAATTACAAATCACTTTGAAAACATTGCTGATCATTTCAACTACTCATTTCCACCGCCCGAATCCAGCATTAATCGCTATGGAGATATCATGCTCTCTGTACAGCAAGATGACAAAGCCTTTGCATTATATAATTTGAACATCAACAATTACCCAAAAAGTTACCGGGCATATGATGCTATGGGAGATTTTTATCGATCTCAGTCCAATAAAGAAAAGGCTACCGAATTTTACAAAAAATCCTTATCCTTGCATGATACTGAAGTGGTGCGAAGAAAACTCGATAATTTGTCTGAATCTCAATAA
- a CDS encoding metallophosphoesterase family protein: protein MPIYAIGDIHGSLRALKTIFKQGIIQTDDKVVFLGDYIDRGPDSKGVIDWLINNQKNHDFEFILGNHEIMMKAAKMSPVRLKEWLHFGGANTLESYHINNTENWMDIISPSHWDFIDSCLDYLEIKDFIFIHAGLEAGKNLNEQNKHHLFWKKYENPKAYNSTKTVICGHTSRKNGEIADFKHTICIDTYAHGGMWLTCLNVETGEFIKANNKGKIRKGTLKRYANIK, encoded by the coding sequence ATGCCTATTTACGCAATTGGAGATATACATGGAAGTCTTAGAGCATTAAAAACAATATTCAAACAAGGTATTATACAAACTGATGACAAAGTTGTATTTCTTGGCGATTATATAGACCGAGGACCTGATAGCAAAGGAGTCATTGACTGGCTTATTAATAATCAAAAAAATCATGATTTTGAGTTTATTCTTGGCAATCATGAAATAATGATGAAAGCCGCAAAAATGTCGCCTGTAAGATTAAAGGAGTGGTTACATTTTGGAGGTGCAAACACTTTAGAATCTTATCATATCAATAACACTGAAAATTGGATGGACATAATAAGTCCATCTCATTGGGATTTTATAGATTCTTGCCTTGACTATTTGGAAATTAAGGATTTTATATTCATTCATGCAGGTCTTGAAGCTGGGAAAAATTTAAACGAACAAAATAAACATCATCTATTTTGGAAAAAATATGAAAATCCAAAAGCTTATAACTCAACAAAAACTGTAATTTGTGGTCATACCTCACGCAAAAATGGTGAAATTGCCGATTTTAAACATACAATTTGTATTGATACTTATGCTCACGGTGGGATGTGGTTGACTTGCCTTAATGTTGAAACAGGAGAATTTATTAAAGCTAATAACAAAGGTAAAATTAGAAAAGGAACGTTAAAAAGATATGCTAACATTAAGTAA